One window of Suricata suricatta isolate VVHF042 chromosome 6, meerkat_22Aug2017_6uvM2_HiC, whole genome shotgun sequence genomic DNA carries:
- the LOC115293355 gene encoding olfactory receptor 10: METSNDSTGGDFILVGFSEWPELELILSLFVLMFYTITLVGNVAIILLSILDTALHTPMYFFLRNLSVLDLCFTTSIVPQMLVNMWGGNKKIRYVGCMVQYWVALALGSTECVLLAVMAIDRYVAVCWPLRYASIMHPRLCYLLAAASWFSGFANSFLQSSMAMVLPRCGNRRVDHFFCELLIIVKLSCIDTGPTESKMFIARLIILGMPVSIILTTYVCIARAVVKMRSAEGRKKAFRTCASHLMVVSLFYGTIMFLYLQPKDNYSQDQSKALAVLYMILAPTLNPLIYTLRNKDVKKAVRKLMGKEQKFYGYENQGNAACGVISASSHPHTTPPQTK; the protein is encoded by the exons ATGGAAACATCTAATGACAGCACAGGTGGGGATTTCATCTTAGTGGGCTTCTCTGAGTGGCCTGAGTTAGAGCTgatcctttctctctttgtcctgaTGTTCTACACCATAACTCTTGTGGGCAATGTGGCCATCATCCTGCTCTCTATCCTGGACACTGCACTCCATacacccatgtactttttcctcagaAACCTCTCTGTGCTTGACCTCTGCTTCACCACCAGCATTGTGCCCCAGATGCTGGTGAACATGTGGGGAGGCAACAAGAAGATCAGATATGTTGGCTGCATGGTCCAGTACTGGGTGGCCTTGGCACTTGGCTCCACTGAGTGTGTGCTCCTTGCTGTGATGGCAATTGATCGCTATGTTGCAGTTTGTTGGCCTCTGCGCTATGCCTCCATCATGCACCCCAGGCTGTGCTACCTCCTGGCAGCAGCTTCCTGGTTCTCTGGTTTTGCTAACTCTTTTCTACAGTCCTCAATGGCCATGGTGCTACCTCGATGTGGAAATCGGCGTGTGGACCATTTCTTCTGTGAACTATTGATCATTGTTAAACTCTCCTGCATCGATACTGGTCCAACAGAATCTAAAATGTTTATTGCCCGGCTAATCATCCTAGGCATGCCTGTCTCCATTATCCTAACCACTTATGTGTGCATTGCCAGGGCAGTAGTAAAAATGCGCtcagcagagggaaggaaaaaggccTTTAGGACCTGTGCCTCCCACCTAATGGTAGTCTCACTCTTCTATGGGACCATTATGTTTTTGTATCTGCAACCCAAGGACAACTACTCCCAGGACCAGAGCAAAGCACTGGCAGTGCTTTACATGATCCTCGCACCCACACTCAACCCTCTGATCTACACACTGAGGaataaggatgtgaagaaagcAGTCAGAAAGTTGATGGGCAAGGAGCAG AAATTCTATGGATATGAGAACCAAGGAAATGCAGCCTGCGGTGTCATCAGTGCCTCATCTCATCCCCACACTACCCCACCACAAACTAAATAG